The Nitrososphaerota archaeon genome includes the window TCTCCAATCACAGCGTTTAAAGAAGCGATGATCTGCATCACACACGGATACCGAGTTCAGCCTGGTGAAGTTGTTACGGTTCTTATGGATGCAGATCATCGACTCGAAGCAGAAGCCTTAGCCGCTGCTGCAAGCGCAGCCGGAGGAGACGTTATACTCCTTGACATTTCTTCTCAAGTTACTAAAGGTCTCCTTGCGCCGGGTATACCTGAGCCTCCTAAGAGCGTTTTCGGTGCGGTTACATCTTCTGATGTTGTGATTATCAAGACGAATATAGATTACGCACATAGGTTTGCTCATACCAAGGCTGTTAGGACTGCAGTAGATAATCAAGCTAAGATTGCTTCGGTAGAAGAAGGTTTAGGGACGTGGGGGCTAACGGTAGACGATATCTTACTTGTGCAGAAGAGAACCGAAGCTCTTGTTAAAGCATTCGAGGGTGCCGATGTCGTCAAGATCACAACCACAAAAGGTACAAATCTAACGCTTTCTATAAAGGGTAGACCTCCTCTACTAGTAACACCGATAAGAGAGAAGGGTGTTATGATGGGTCCCATGCCCCTATGGGGCGAAATCGCCTTCGCAGCTGTTGAAGACTCTGCAGATGGTGTGTATGTTGCAGACGGTGTAATGAACATTGTAGCACCTTTTGGATTAAAGGAGCCCATCACGGTATATGTAAAAAAGGGGCGAGCAATAGACTTTAGAGGAGGAGCCGAGGCTGCACACCTAAAGCAGATTATTGAGAGCTCTGATGAGAACGCAAATGTGGTTGCGGAGTTTTCCATCGGAACCGGACACCTTGAGAAACTGGGTACGTTATCAGAAAAAGGTATGTTAGGTACTATACACCTTGCTCTAGGAGATAACCATAGCGCCTACCCGGGGGGTAAGAACGTAAGTAAATCACATATCGACGCAACTATACGAGCACCTACAATTGAAGTCGATGGCAGACTAATTATAAAAGATGGAAAAGTTGTGATACCTTATTAG containing:
- a CDS encoding aminopeptidase — protein: MTSPITAFKEAMICITHGYRVQPGEVVTVLMDADHRLEAEALAAAASAAGGDVILLDISSQVTKGLLAPGIPEPPKSVFGAVTSSDVVIIKTNIDYAHRFAHTKAVRTAVDNQAKIASVEEGLGTWGLTVDDILLVQKRTEALVKAFEGADVVKITTTKGTNLTLSIKGRPPLLVTPIREKGVMMGPMPLWGEIAFAAVEDSADGVYVADGVMNIVAPFGLKEPITVYVKKGRAIDFRGGAEAAHLKQIIESSDENANVVAEFSIGTGHLEKLGTLSEKGMLGTIHLALGDNHSAYPGGKNVSKSHIDATIRAPTIEVDGRLIIKDGKVVIPY